TCACGATCGGACGATTGTCAGCCCTGGCGTGATCCTGCCGTTTCTGACACCACCTGCCTCGCATCGCGCATCCAAAGTCCCGCGAACAGCGGGATCAGCGCCAGTGCGGCCCACTGGTAACCGGTCAGTCCCGCCCACATCCGAGCTTCCGGTCGGATGAACTCCGTCGCATAGCGGTACGCGAGGTAGGCGATGATGTACAGCTTGATGAGTTGACCTTTCAGCAACTGTCGCCGCCACATGACGAACAGAATTCCGGCGGCCGTCAGATGAAAAATCGCTTCATAAATCTGAGTCGGGTGACGTCGTAGTGCATCGGTCGCGGGAAACACGCACCCCCAGGGAAGGTCGGTCGGTGTGCCGAAACAACAGCCGCCGGCGAAACACGCCAGCCGACCGATTCCCACACCAACAGCGACAGGAACAGCGAACGAGTCACCTGTTTTTGTGCGAATGTTGAGGTGCTTTTTGGCGAGTTCGACGCCGAAATACCCACCAACAAGTCCACACAGAATCGTCTTGCCGCTGGAAAACCATGCCGTTCCGGACAGCAGGCCGTCGACGTCCGACAGCAGGAACGGCA
This is a stretch of genomic DNA from Planctomycetaceae bacterium. It encodes these proteins:
- a CDS encoding prolipoprotein diacylglyceryl transferase produces the protein MSPLYPLIMLAAVGSAAIISRFTQRDLPLVRSQRIFVGLGGFCGAMLGAKLPFLLSDVDGLLSGTAWFSSGKTILCGLVGGYFGVELAKKHLNIRTKTGDSFAVPVAVGVGIGRLACFAGGCCFGTPTDLPWGCVFPATDALRRHPTQIYEAIFHLTAAGILFVMWRRQLLKGQLIKLYIIAYLAYRYATEFIRPEARMWAGLTGYQWAALALIPLFAGLWMRDARQVVSETAGSRQG